From Camelina sativa cultivar DH55 chromosome 7, Cs, whole genome shotgun sequence, one genomic window encodes:
- the LOC104703895 gene encoding uncharacterized protein LOC104703895 isoform X2, with translation MKLIWSPETASKAYIDTVKSCENLGTPGAAELVAAMAAGWNATLIVETWSEGETIAISVGLNVASQHTNARHTCIVPNARSQTAYLQAMTEQSCSKLPETIIMNEEEEELEHTMQMLQAIDFLVVDWDQKDFAANVLRNAAFGSRGAVVVCRSGYRRSTSCFSWTKAFSDRKVVRTVTLPVSGGLEIAHVAAARSSGKSDNNNKRKWIKHIDQRSGEEHVIRK, from the exons atgaaattgatttggtcaccagAAACTGCATCAAAGGCTTACATCGACACTGTTAAATCG TGTGAGAATCTTGGAACACCGGGAGCAGCGGAGCTAGTGGCAGCCATGGCGGCGGGATGGAACGCGACTCTAATTGTGGAAACATGGTCAGAAGGAGAAACCATAGCCATAAGCGTCGGCTTAAACGTAGCGAGTCAACACACAAACGCAAGACACACTTGTATTGTACCAAACGCAAGATCACAAACTGCTTATCTTCAAGCCATGACAGAACAGTCTTGCTCAAAGTTGCCGGAGACGATCATTATgaacgaggaagaagaagagttggagCACACGATGCAGATGCTACAAGCGATTGATTTCTTGGTAGTTGACTGGGATCAGAAGGATTTCGCAGCAAACGTATTGAGAAACGCTGCGTTCGGAAGCAGAGGAGCGGTAGTGGTCTGCAGAAGCGGTTACCGAAGAAGCACTTCGTGTTTCAGTTGGACTAAAGCGTTTAGTGACCGGAAAGTTGTGAGAACGGTTACGCTTCCGGTTTCCGGTGGTCTAGAAATCGCTCATGTTGCCGCAGCAAGAAGCTCTGGGAAGAGTGAtaacaacaataaaagaaaatggatCAAGCATATTGATCAAAGATCAGGAGAAGAACATGTTATTcgaaagtaa
- the LOC104703896 gene encoding pentatricopeptide repeat-containing protein At1g64100-like: MLARVCSRSKSSATVSARWFCTRLGNRRGAAKKSSKVEKSKPSLSGGTFGGESLKLRTGSHYIKSLDDAIDLFDYMVRSGPLYSEIDFNKVIGVVVKMERPDVAISLYQKMGMRRIPVDIYSFSILMKCFCDCHKLSFALSTFGKITKLGFHPNVVTFNTLLHGLCLQDRLSEALALFDHMVETGLTTPNVVTFSTLMNGLCMEGRVLEATALLDRMVEEGHQPNEVTYGTVVNGLCKIGDTESALNLLRKMDERHIKPDVVIYTAIIDRLCKDGHHSHAQNLFTEMHEKGIFPDVYTYNCMIDGFCSFGRWGDAEKLLRDMIERQINPQLVTFNALINASVKEGKFTEAEELYEEMLRRDIIPDTVTYSSIIDGLCKRNRLDDAKRMFDLMATKGCSPNVVTYTTLINGYCKAKRVDDGVEIFYLMHQRGIVANTVTYNSLIHGFCQMGDLSGALNIFEEMISNGVDETGLTTPNVVTFNTLMNGLCMEGRMLEATALLDRMVEEGHQPNEVTYGTVVNGMCKIGDTESALNLLRKMDERHIKADVVIYTAIIDRLCKDGHHSDAQNLFTEMHEKGIFPNVYTYNCMIDGFCSFGRWGDAEKLLRDMIKRSVDPDIVTFNALINAFFKEGKVTEAEELYSEMLRRDLSPDTITYNSLIDGFFKEGKVSEAEELYSEMLRRDISPDTITYNSLIDGFCKHSRLDDAKHMLNLMVSKGCSPNIITINTLIDGCCRAKRLDAGMKLLHEMSKRGLVPDTVSYNTLIHGTLIHGFCQVGYLNGARDIFQEMVSSGVCPDTITFHGMLTGLFSKEELKKAKAMLEDLQKSVPGSLIEG, from the exons ATGTTGGCTAGGGTTTGTAGTAGATCGAAATCTTCTGCTACTGTTTCTGCGAGATGGTTTTGTACGAGGTTGGGTAACCGTCGCGGCGCCGCCAAGAAAAGTAGTAAGGTTGAGAAGAGTAAGCCTTCTTTGAGCGGAGGAACGTTTGGAGGAGAGAGTTTGAAATTGAGGACAGGGTCTCATTATATCAAAAGCTTAGATGATGCCATTGATCTGTTCGATTACATGGTTCGATCTGGCCCCTTGTATTCGGAAATTGATTTCAATAAAGTAATTGGTGTGGTCGTGAAGATGGAACGGCCCGATGTTGCGATTTCTCTCTATCAGAAGATGGGAATGCGGCGGATTCCAGTTGATATATACAGCTTTTCTATTCTGATGAAATGTTTCTGTGACTGTCACAAGTTGTCATTTGCTTTGTCTACGTTTGGAAAGATCACTAAACTTGGTTTCCATCCCAATGTTGTTACGTTTAACACGCTGCTCCACGGGTTATGTCTCCAAGATAGGCTCTCTGAAGCCTTGGCTTTATTTGATCATATGGTTGAAACTGGACTAACAACACCCAATGTCGTGACCTTCAGCACACTCATGAACGGTCTTTGTATGGAGGGTCGAGTTCTCGAAGCAACGGCTCTGCTTGATCGGATGGTTGaagaaggtcatcaacctaaCGAGGTCACTTACGGAACAGTTGTAAACGGATTGTGTAAGATTGGTGACACTGAATCTGCCTTGAATCTTCTTAGGAAGATGGATGAACGCCACATCAAACCCGATGTTGTAATTTATACTGCCATCATTGATCGCCTTTGCAAAGACGGACATCATAGCCATGCTCAAAATCTTTTCACTGAAATGCATGAGAAAGGAATTTTTCCAGATGTTTATACCTACAACTGTATGATCGACGGGTTTTGTAGCTTTGGTAGATGGGGTGATGCTGAAAAATTGTTGCGTGATATGATTGAAAGGCAAATCAATCCTCAACTTGTAACTTTCAATGCATTGATCAATGCATCTGTCAAAGAAGGGAAGTTCACTGAGGCCGAAGAGTTATATGAGGAGATGCTCCGTAGGGATATAATTCCTGATACGGTCACCTATAGTTCAATCATCGATGGGCTTTGCAAGCGTAACCGTCTAGATGATGCCAAGCGCATGTTTGATTTGATGGCAACCAAGGGCTGCTCTCCAAACGTAGTCACTTATACTACCCTTATTAATGGCTATTGTAAGGCTAAAAGGGTTGACGATGGAGTGGAGATTTTCTACTTGATGCATCAAAGAGGAATAGTTGCTAATACAGTTACTTATAATAGTTTAATTCATGGGTTTTGTCAAATGGGTGATCTTAGTGGTGCCCTAAACATTTTCGAGGAAATGATTTCTAATGGTGTGGATGAAACTGGATTAACAACACCCAATGTCGTGACCTTCAACACACTCATGAACGGTCTTTGTATGGAGGGTCGAATGCTCGAAGCAACGGCTCTGCTTGATCGGATGGTTGaagaaggtcatcaacctaaCGAGGTCACTTACGGAACAGTTGTAAATGGAATGTGTAAGATTGGTGACACTGAATCTGCCTTGAATCTGCTTAGGAAGATGGATGAACGCCACATCAAAGCTGATGTTGTAATCTATACTGCCATCATCGATCGCCTTTGCAAAGACGGACATCATAGCGATGCTCAAAATCTTTTCACTGAAATGCATGAGAAAGGAATTTTTCCCAATGTTTATACCTACAACTGTATGATCGACGGGTTTTGTAGCTTTGGTAGATGGGGTGATGCTGAAAAATTGTTGCGTGATATGATCAAAAGAAGTGTCGACCCGGATATTGTAACTTTCAATGCATTGATCAATGCATTTTTCAAAGAAGGAAAGGTCACTGAGGCTGAAGAATTATACAGTGAGATGCTTCGAAGGGATTTATCTCCTGATACAATCACATATAATTCATTGATTGATGGATTTTTCAAAGAAGGAAAGGTCTCTGAGGCTGAAGAATTATACAGTGAGATGCTTCGAAGGGATATATCTCCTGATACAATCACATATAATTCATTGATTGATGGATTTTGCAAGCATAGTCGTCTAGATGATGCGAAGCACATGCTTAATTTGATGGTTAGCAAGGGCTGCTCACCTAatataatcactataaatactCTCATAGATGGATGCTGTAGGGCTAAGAGGTTAGACGCTGGAATGAAACTCCTCCATGAGATGTCTAAAAGAGGCTTAGTTCCTGATACAGTTTCTTACAACACTCTTATTCACGG CACTTTGATTCATGGGTTTTGTCAAGTGGGTTATCTTAATGGCGCCCGTGACATTTTCCAGGAGATGGTTTCTAGTGGTGTGTGTCCTGATACTATTACTTTCCACGGTATGCTGACAGGTTTATTTAGTAAGGAGGAACTAAAAAAAGCAAAGGCAATGTTGGAGGATCTGCAAAAGAGTGTGCCTG GATCATTAATTGAAGGATGA
- the LOC104703894 gene encoding peptidyl-tRNA hydrolase ICT1, mitochondrial-like, translating to MAAVRTMTNMILREFIHHPLFLHSSSKSCQSLLPCLRLTPRIVPIHSISRFGSIRCAASSTSGGSGGDRKVSSRLSQVQQMLHEAEERANSAGNEPTPQITLDHVSLNFARSGGPGGQNVNKLNTKVDMRFNVKNATWLSDRIRQKILLTEKNRINKDGELVISSTKTRTQKGNIDDALEKLQAIIDAASYVPPPPSEEQKKKIVKMAAKADNKRLKSKKVLSDKKSARRSRGSYDD from the exons ATGGCGGCAGTCAGAACGATGACGAACATGATTCTACGCGAGTTCATCCATCATCCACTTTTCCTTCACTCTTCATCGAAATCGTGTCAATCCCTTTTGCCATGTCTCCGTCTCACTCCCCGAATTGTTCCAATCCACTCTATTTCCCGATTCGGGTCCATCCGTTGTGCGGCGTCGTCGACCTCCGGTGGAAGCGGTGGTGATCGGAAAGTTTCTTCACGGTTGTCACAGGTTCAACAGATGCTTCATGAAGCAGAGGAAAGAGCTAATTCCGCTGGCAATGAACCTACTCCTCAAATCACTCTAG ACCATGTTTCACTTAACTTTGCTAGAAGCGGTGGTCCTGGAGGCCAGAATGTGAACAAAT TGAATACCAAAGTTGATATGCGCTTCAATGTTAAAAACGCAACCTGGCTAAGTGACAGGATCAGACAGAAAATCTTGCTGACG GAGAAGAATCGGATTAACAAGGACGGTGAACTTGTGATTTCTTCAACCAAAACCAGAACGCAGAA AGGCAACATTGACGATGCACTTGAAAAACTACAG GCGATAATTGATGCGGCTTCATATGTTCCACCTCCACCATcagaagaacagaagaagaaaattgtgAAGAT GGCTGCGAAAGCTGACAACAAACGACTTAAAAGCAAGAAAGTTCTATCGGACAAGAAATCTGCCAGAAGAAGCCGTGGTAGTTACGATGATTAA
- the LOC104703897 gene encoding pentatricopeptide repeat-containing protein At1g63400-like — protein sequence MIKRSVDPDVVTFNAFVKEGKVSEAEELYSEMLRRDISPDTITYNSLIDGFCKHSRLDDAKHMLNLMVSKGCSPNIITINTLIDGCCRAKRLDAGMKLLHEMSKRGLVPDTVSYNTLIHGFCQVGDLNAAQDLFQEMISHGVSPDIVTCGSLLDGFCNDRKIDKALEMFEVMQKSKMDLNTAIYNIIIHGMCKSSKVDEAWDLFNSLPLNGVEPDVQTYNIMISSFVNEGKFSRAEELYAEMFRKGVALNTFIYNSMVDGLCKQNRLDEARQMFDSMASKGCSPNLVTFNTLINGYCKARRVDDGLELFCEMYRRGIVANTITYSTLIHGFCQVGDLNGALDIFQEMVSSGVCPNTITFRSMLAGLCSKEELQKALAMLEDLQMDHQLEDE from the exons ATGATCAAAAGAAGTGTCGACCCTGATGTTGTAACTTTCAATGCATTTGTCAAAGAAGGAAAGGTCTCTGAGGCTGAAGAATTATACAGTGAGATGCTTCGAAGGGATATATCTCCTGATACAATCACATATAATTCATTGATTGATGGATTTTGCAAGCATAGTCGTCTAGATGATGCGAAGCACATGCTTAATTTGATGGTTAGCAAGGGCTGCTCACCTAatataatcactataaatactCTCATAGATGGATGCTGTAGGGCTAAGAGGTTAGACGCTGGAATGAAACTCCTCCATGAGATGTCTAAAAGAGGCTTAGTTCCTGATACAGTTTCTTACAACACTCTTATTCACGGGTTTTGTCAAGTGGGGGATCTTAATGCTGCTCAAGACCTTTTCCAGGAGATGATTTCTCATGGTGTGTCCCCTGATATCGTGACTTGTGGCAGTTTGCTGGATGGTTTCTGCAATGATAGGAAAATAGATAAGGCATTGGAAATGTTTGAGGTTATGCAGAAGAGTAAGATGGATCTTAACACTGCTATATATAACATCATCATCCATGGAATGTGCAAAAGTAGTAAGGTAGACGAAGCATGGGATTTGTTCAATAGTCTCCCCCTCAATGGTGTGGAGCCTGATGTTCAAACGTATAATATAATGATCAGCTCATTTGTCAATGAAGGGAAATTTTCAAGGGCTGAAGAATTATATGCTGAGATGTTCCGAAAAGGTGTAGCCCTTAATACTTTCATCTATAACTCAATGGTTGATGGGTTATGCAAGCAGAACCGCCTAGATGAAGCCAGAcagatgtttgattccatggcTAGCAAAGGCTGCTCACCGAACTTAGTGACTTTTAATACACTCATTAATGGCTACTGTAAGGCAAGAAGGGTTGATGACGGATTGGAGCTTTTTTGCGAGATGTATCGAAGAGGAATAGTTGCTAACACAATTACTTACAGCACTTTGATTCATGGGTTTTGTCAAGTGGGTGATCTTAATGGCGCCCTTGACATTTTCCAGGAGATGGTTTCTAGTGGGGTGTGTCCTAATACCATTACTTTCCGCAGCATGCTGGCAGGCTTATGTAGTAAGGAAGAACTACAAAAGGCATTGGCAATGTTGGAGGATCTGCAGATG GATCATCAATTGGAGGATGAATGA
- the LOC104703895 gene encoding uncharacterized protein LOC104703895 isoform X1 — MKLTWSPETASKAYIDTVKSCENLGTPGAAELVAAMAAGWNATLIVETWSEGETIAISVGLNVASQHTNARHTCIVPNARSQTAYLQAMTEQSCSKLPETIIMNEEEEELEHTMQMLQAIDFLVVDWDQKDFAANVLRNAAFGSRGAVVVCRSGYRRSTSCFSWTKAFSDRKVVRTVTLPVSGGLEIAHVAAARSSGKSDNNNKRKWIKHIDQRSGEEHVIRK, encoded by the exons atgaaattgaCTTGGTCACCGGAAACTGCATCAAAGGCTTACATCGACACTGTTAAATCG TGTGAGAATCTTGGAACACCGGGAGCAGCGGAGCTAGTGGCAGCCATGGCGGCGGGATGGAACGCGACTCTAATTGTGGAAACATGGTCAGAAGGAGAAACCATAGCCATAAGCGTCGGCTTAAACGTAGCGAGTCAACACACAAACGCAAGACACACTTGTATTGTACCAAACGCAAGATCACAAACTGCTTATCTTCAAGCCATGACAGAACAGTCTTGCTCAAAGTTGCCGGAGACGATCATTATgaacgaggaagaagaagagttggagCACACGATGCAGATGCTACAAGCGATTGATTTCTTGGTAGTTGACTGGGATCAGAAGGATTTCGCAGCAAACGTATTGAGAAACGCTGCGTTCGGAAGCAGAGGAGCGGTAGTGGTCTGCAGAAGCGGTTACCGAAGAAGCACTTCGTGTTTCAGTTGGACTAAAGCGTTTAGTGACCGGAAAGTTGTGAGAACGGTTACGCTTCCGGTTTCCGGTGGTCTAGAAATCGCTCATGTTGCCGCAGCAAGAAGCTCTGGGAAGAGTGAtaacaacaataaaagaaaatggatCAAGCATATTGATCAAAGATCAGGAGAAGAACATGTTATTcgaaagtaa